Proteins encoded within one genomic window of Corvus hawaiiensis isolate bCorHaw1 chromosome 9, bCorHaw1.pri.cur, whole genome shotgun sequence:
- the RGS1 gene encoding regulator of G-protein signaling 1 yields the protein MPGFFFSHNNMTELNGKEDCKLAEGKVHKKKQKAFGADLKSYLKCMVPHIESGIKASNSRNVMLSAEEVIQWSQSLEKLLASQSGQGVFREFLKSEFSEENIEFWLACEDYKKTKSDHLHGKAERIYEEFVQSDAIKQINIDYQMREATAKKAQDPTHSSFDEAQKTVYILMERDSYPRFLKSKSYLNLLNQLQTNTSK from the exons ATGCCAGGATTCTTTTTCTCCCACAACAACATGACTgaattaaatggaaaagaagattGCAAGCTTGCAGAAGGCAAAGTccataaaaagaagcaaaaggcTTT TGGTGCAGATCTCAAAAGTTATTTGAAGTGCATGGTGCCACATATTGAATCTGGGATCAAGGCTTCCAACTCTAGAAATGTTAT GCTTTCTGCAGAGGAAGTTATTCAGTGGTCACAGTCTTTGGAAAAgctcttggccagccaaa GTGGTCAAGGTGTGTTTCGGGAGTTCCTGAAGTCAGAGTTCAGTGAGGAAAACATCGAGTTCTGGTTGGCTTGTGAGGATTACAAGAAAACCAAGTCCGATCACTTACATGGCAAAGCAGAGAGGATTTATGAGGAGTTTGTTCAGTCAGATGCCATTAAGCAG atcaATATTGACTATCAGATGAGGGAAGCAACAGCCAAAAAGGCTCAAGACCCAACTCACTCAAGTTTTGATGAAGCCCAGAAAACAGTGTACATCCTTATGGAAAGGGATTCATAtcccagatttttaaaatccaaatccTACCTGAACCTTTTGAACCAGCTGCAAACCAACACTTCGAAATAA